The Flavobacterium marginilacus genome window below encodes:
- a CDS encoding SDR family oxidoreductase, producing MKIILTGATGVLGSQVMYEILELFIKESIEGKLILISRGKKRKTALERINELLSSDFAPKILKDAGLEKLDTFIEIADTDLDAVGENFGERIKGAYFIHSAGYVNLSTDEEHRQKIFDENTKITKFILNNFHDSIKKIIYIGTAFSSGERSGLVENDFHNLGFIPKHRNAYENAKFHSENFVAQHCKALGLPFQILRPSVICGKMLGDEHRYFISKYMVFYLLAKFFYFAAQRNSEQENVRFIMNRNTGLNIIAVDYVAKVIVSVFRRDDIQQLNIVNHKSLNLVKGLELIMAEVGYSNYTIVENTPHFEYQNNTERLYYESIGKHLKPYLVASAKEYNTVLLNSILEIPILDDETFTQMIRYAKLNGFKDIHV from the coding sequence ATGAAAATTATACTGACAGGCGCGACAGGCGTATTGGGTTCTCAGGTTATGTATGAAATCCTCGAGTTGTTTATCAAAGAATCAATTGAGGGTAAACTTATCTTGATTTCCAGAGGAAAAAAAAGGAAAACTGCATTAGAGCGAATTAATGAATTGCTTTCCAGTGATTTTGCACCTAAAATTTTGAAAGATGCAGGTCTTGAAAAATTGGACACTTTTATTGAAATAGCAGATACTGATCTGGATGCTGTCGGAGAAAATTTTGGTGAGAGAATTAAAGGAGCTTACTTTATTCATTCAGCCGGGTATGTCAATTTATCAACAGATGAAGAACATCGTCAAAAGATTTTTGATGAAAATACAAAAATCACTAAATTTATTTTGAATAATTTCCATGATTCCATAAAAAAAATCATTTACATAGGGACTGCTTTTTCTTCAGGAGAGCGTTCTGGACTTGTTGAAAACGATTTTCATAATTTGGGTTTTATTCCCAAACACCGTAATGCATATGAAAATGCAAAATTTCATTCGGAAAATTTTGTAGCACAGCACTGTAAAGCATTGGGACTTCCTTTTCAAATTTTGCGTCCAAGTGTTATCTGCGGAAAAATGCTTGGTGACGAACATCGGTATTTCATCAGCAAATACATGGTTTTCTATCTCCTTGCCAAGTTCTTTTATTTTGCAGCACAAAGAAATTCTGAACAGGAAAATGTGCGTTTTATAATGAATAGAAATACAGGACTAAATATTATAGCAGTTGATTATGTCGCCAAAGTAATAGTATCTGTTTTTAGGAGAGATGATATCCAGCAGCTTAATATTGTAAATCATAAAAGTCTAAATTTAGTGAAAGGATTAGAACTGATTATGGCTGAAGTAGGTTATTCTAATTACACAATAGTTGAAAATACTCCCCACTTTGAATATCAGAACAATACCGAAAGATTATATTACGAGAGCATAGGAAAACATCTTAAACCTTATCTTGTTGCAAGTGCCAAAGAATACAATACAGTTTTATTAAATTCTATTCTTGAAATTCCAATTTTGGATGATGAAACATTTACCCAAATGATTCGATATGCTAAATTAAATGGTTTTAAAGATATTCATGTCTGA